A stretch of the Zeugodacus cucurbitae isolate PBARC_wt_2022May chromosome 6, idZeuCucr1.2, whole genome shotgun sequence genome encodes the following:
- the LOC105210347 gene encoding neurotrimin, producing the protein MSPAISTACHLIAIAVYCAVASSALTSLDNTVEPAELKRDDMASRFLENDTVLLPCDNHFSFQYVRWYKEDELIVDSRDSNETLTPDRIRLWSNGSLQIAQLQPTDTGDYSCALKTDNDTEVQKMHSIIVQFPPTVKTEPEGIVEFPIGAVFQVICEARGVPQPKLYWRWNGKLVDNQLIGNRLSMQIEVGSRAQTGPIECVANNSIGELAVAGMFLKVQFPPEVRLERNIIYTKVGIRSDLECLIEAVPRATVNWFHHGVPMSYDSRISRYEIEMQPNVSNLQYNTVIKHTLSIRNVRDSDLGLYECRAENKLGFKSAAIDLTGRPMPCVFKINPGVQSSTSHVLVWQTESLSALMEFKLKFRQIPSASITPQTLDTDFKSDWTILTIPSELSAGPIHITTYTLHGLQPASVYEVVVFARNHFGWSESSKIVRFATGGEVELPNYSTESELDNNEELSSVESVEQPEEDAVHLNEIYESRIIKSAAANIWCYMNVTGFLVIAYLKHVLT; encoded by the exons ATGTCGCCAGCCATTTCAACCGCATGCCACCTTATCGCCATTGCGGTTTACTGTGCGGTGGCAAGTTCAGCTTTGACGAGCTTGGATAATACTGTAGAACCCGCAGAGTTGAAACGTGACGATATGGCGAGCAGATTTCTGGAAAACGACACCGTTTTGTTACCTTGTGATAATCATT TTTCATTTCAGTATGTACGTTGGTATAAGGAGGACGAATTAATTGTCGATTCACGCGATAGCAATGAGACCTTAACACCCGATCGCATACGACTTTGGTCTAACGGTAGTTTACAAATTGCACAACTGCAACCGACGGATACTGGCGATTACAGTTGCGCATTGAAAACCGACAATGACACTGAAGTGCAAAAAATGCACAGCATAATAGTACAATTTCCGCCAACAGTCAAAACAGAACCAGAAGGTATTGTGGAATTCCCCATTGGTGCAGTTTTTCAGGTTATCTGTGAAGCACGAGGCGTGCCACAACCGAAATTATATTGGCGTTGGAATGGTAAATTGGTGGATAATCAATTGATCGGCAATCGCTTGAGCATGCAAATCGAAGTGGGTTCACGTGCGCAAACTGGACCGATCGAGTGTGTGGCCAACAATAGTATTGGTGAGCTGGCCGTGGCCGGCATGTTTTTAAAAGTGCAAT TTCCACCAGAGGTGCGTTTGGAAAGAAATATAATCTACACTAAAGTTGGCATACGCAGCGATTTGGAGTGTCTGATCGAAGCGGTGCCACGCGCTACTGTCAACTGGTTTCATCATGGCGTACCGATGAGCTACGATTCGCGTATAAGTCGTTATGAGATCGAAATGCAACCGAACGTttcaaatttgcaatacaatacTGTCATCAAGCATACATTGTCTATAAGAAATGTGCGCGACTCAGATCTCGGCTTGTATGAGTGTCGTGCCGAGAATAAATTGGGTTTCAAGAGTGCGGCAATTGATTTGACTGGACGTCCCATGCCTTGTGTCTTCAAAATCAATCCAGGTGTGCAGAGTTCAACGTCACATGTGCTGGTGTGGCAGACGGAAAGCTTGTCGGCGCTAATGGAATTCAAGTTAAAGTTCAGACAGATACCTTCAg caagcATAACACCACAAACTTTGGACACGGATTTCAAAAGCGATTGGACTATTTTAACCATTCCATCAGAGCTATCTGCCG GACCTATACATATCACAACATACACCTTACATGGTCTACAACCGGCCAGTGTCTACGAGGTGGTAGTATTCGCACGCAATCACTTTGGTTGGAGTGAGAGCAGTAAGATTGTGAGATTTGCAACAGGCGGGGAAG tcGAATTACCAAACTACTCCACTGAATCGGAGCTGGATAACAACGAAGAGCTGTCGTCTGTGGAAAGTGTGGAGCAGCCGGAGGAGGACGCGGtgcatttgaatgaaatttatgaaagcAGAATTATTAAATCGGCAGCGGCCAACATATGGTGTTATATGAATGTAACGGGTTTCTTAGTAATTGCTTATTTGAAACATGTTTTAACATGA
- the LOC105210348 gene encoding tubulin-folding cofactor B: MEPLQINSGEDYVKVNISNSKNDSIALDLKFAKSLTIGQLKCKLEIITGGNAGTMQLELYNGDRLVTSLHDDTVLLGALPIETGMRIHVIDNFNWIVDVEKFELTDEQYETKQDTVRNFLKKNRMGKYNEEEARQKEEKLQRQKQLEQERAELCTIGARCQVTVPGNPVRRGAVRYNGPIEGKKGIFIGVEYDEPLGKNNGSIDGKSYFTCAPNYGGFVLPTAVEVGDFPPEDTGLEEDEI, encoded by the exons ATGGAGCCTCTGCAGATCAATAGTGGCGAGGATTATGTTAAAGTCAATATATCGAATTCCAAAAATGATAGCATCGCATTGGATTTGAAGTTTGCAAAAAGCCTGACAATTGGCCAACTGAAG TGCAAATTGGAAATCATAACAGGCGGCAATGCGGGCACAATGCAATTGGAGTTGTATAATGGTGATCGGCTGGTCACAAGTCTGCATGATGACACCGTCTTATTGGGTGCGTTGCCCATAGAGACAGGTATGCGCATACATGTAATCGACAACTTCAATTGGATAGTGGATGTGGAGAAATTCGAGTTAACCGATGAGCAATACGAAACCAAACAGGATACAGTGCGTAATTTTCTGAAAAAGAATCGCATGGGCAAATACAATGAGGAAGAGGCGCGTCAGAAAGAAGAAAAGCTGCAACGACAAAAACAGTTGGAGCAGGAGCGCGCTGAGTTGTGTACAATCGGTGCGCGTTgtcag gtGACAGTGCCTGGCAATCCAGTGCGGCGTGGTGCCGTACGTTACAATGGGCCAATTGAGGGCAAGAAGGGTATTTTTATTGGTGTGGAGTACGATGAGCCACTTGGCAAGAATAATGGAAG CATTGATGGCAAATCCTACTTTACATGCGCACCAAACTACGGTGGCTTTGTGCTACCAACTGCTGTGGAGGTTGGTGATTTCCCACCAGAGGATACTGGACTCGAGGAAGATGAGATTTAA